Proteins encoded in a region of the Streptomyces sp. NBC_00310 genome:
- a CDS encoding glutamine synthetase family protein produces the protein MDKQQEFVLRTLEERDIRFVRLWFTDVLGFLKSVAVAPAELEQAFDEGIGFDGSAIEGFARVYESDMIAKPDPSTFQVLPWRAEAPGTARMFCDILMPDGSPSFADPRYVLKRALAKTSDLGFTFYTHPEIEFFLLKDKPTDGSRPTPADNSGYFDHTPQNVGMDFRRQAITMLESMGISVEFSHHEGAPGQQEIDLRYADALSTADNIMTFRLVMKQVALEQGVQATFMPKPFSEHPGSGMHTHLSLFEGDRNAFYESGAEYQLSKVGRSFIAGLLKHAAEIAAVTNQWVNSYKRIWGGSERTAGAGGEAPSYICWGHNNRSALVRVPMYKPGKTGSARVEVRSLDSGANPYLAYAMLLAAGLKGIEEGYELPPGAEDDVWALSDAERRAMGIEPLPQNLGEALTLMERSDLVAETLGEHVFDFFLRNKRQEWEEYRSEVTAFELRKNLPVL, from the coding sequence ATGGACAAGCAGCAGGAGTTCGTGCTCCGTACGTTGGAGGAGCGCGACATCCGTTTCGTACGCCTGTGGTTCACGGACGTGCTGGGCTTCCTGAAGTCCGTCGCCGTGGCCCCCGCCGAGCTGGAACAGGCGTTTGACGAGGGCATCGGCTTCGACGGCTCGGCCATCGAGGGCTTCGCCCGGGTGTACGAATCCGACATGATCGCCAAGCCGGACCCGTCGACCTTCCAGGTCCTGCCCTGGCGCGCCGAGGCCCCCGGCACCGCCCGGATGTTCTGCGACATCCTCATGCCGGACGGCTCCCCGTCCTTCGCGGACCCGCGCTACGTCCTCAAGCGTGCCCTGGCCAAGACCTCCGACCTGGGCTTCACCTTCTACACCCACCCCGAGATCGAGTTCTTCCTCCTGAAGGACAAGCCGACGGACGGCTCCCGCCCGACCCCGGCGGACAACTCCGGCTACTTCGACCACACCCCCCAGAACGTCGGCATGGACTTCCGCCGCCAGGCGATCACCATGCTGGAGTCCATGGGCATCTCGGTCGAGTTCTCCCACCACGAGGGCGCCCCGGGCCAGCAGGAGATCGACCTCCGCTACGCCGACGCGCTCTCCACGGCGGACAACATCATGACGTTCCGCCTGGTCATGAAGCAGGTGGCGCTGGAGCAGGGCGTCCAGGCGACGTTCATGCCGAAGCCGTTCAGCGAGCACCCCGGCTCGGGCATGCACACGCACCTCTCCCTCTTCGAGGGCGACCGGAACGCGTTCTACGAGTCGGGCGCGGAGTACCAGCTCTCGAAGGTCGGCCGTTCCTTCATCGCGGGCCTGCTGAAGCACGCCGCGGAGATCGCCGCCGTGACCAACCAGTGGGTCAACTCCTACAAGCGCATCTGGGGCGGCTCCGAGCGCACCGCCGGCGCCGGCGGCGAGGCCCCCTCGTACATCTGCTGGGGCCACAACAACCGCTCCGCCCTGGTCCGCGTCCCCATGTACAAGCCCGGCAAGACGGGCTCGGCACGGGTCGAGGTCCGCTCCCTGGACTCCGGCGCGAACCCCTACCTGGCCTACGCGATGCTCCTGGCCGCCGGCCTCAAGGGCATCGAGGAGGGCTACGAACTCCCGCCGGGCGCCGAGGACGACGTCTGGGCCCTCTCTGACGCGGAACGCCGCGCGATGGGCATCGAGCCCCTCCCGCAGAACCTCGGCGAGGCCCTGACCCTCATGGAGCGCAGCGACCTCGTCGCCGAAACCCTCGGCGAGCACGTCTTCGACTTCTTCCTGCGCAACAAGCGCCAGGAGTGGGAGGAGTACCGCTCCGAGGTGACCGCCTTCGAGCTGCGGAAGAACCTGCCGGTGCTGTAG
- a CDS encoding DUF3105 domain-containing protein produces MAAKTNSSGDRKARIEAMRRAERSRERRTRILTIGASVLIVAGLVVGGTVLIRSQSDDSDSSSTASDSKSTGKWKTGSDGVKTWSTKLTQNHVTKSVTYPMEPPVGGDHNPVWQNCNGDVYDNAIKNENAVHSLEHGAVWVTYNSKASDADVKALAEKVKKTPYTLMSPVDDQKDPIMLSAWGHQRTVTSATDPNVGKFLETYVQGEQTPEPGAACTNGVS; encoded by the coding sequence ATGGCCGCCAAGACCAACAGCAGCGGGGACCGCAAGGCGCGCATCGAGGCGATGCGCCGTGCCGAGCGCTCCCGCGAGCGCCGGACCCGGATCCTCACGATCGGCGCCAGCGTGCTGATAGTCGCCGGCCTCGTCGTGGGCGGGACGGTCCTGATCCGCTCGCAGTCCGACGACAGCGACAGCAGCAGCACCGCGAGCGACTCCAAGTCCACGGGCAAGTGGAAGACCGGGTCGGACGGGGTCAAGACCTGGAGCACCAAGCTCACCCAGAACCACGTCACCAAGTCCGTGACGTACCCGATGGAGCCGCCGGTGGGCGGCGACCACAACCCGGTCTGGCAGAACTGCAACGGCGACGTCTACGACAACGCGATCAAGAACGAGAACGCCGTGCACTCGCTGGAGCACGGCGCGGTGTGGGTGACGTACAACAGCAAGGCCTCCGACGCCGACGTAAAGGCCCTCGCGGAGAAGGTCAAGAAGACCCCGTACACGCTGATGAGCCCGGTCGACGACCAGAAGGACCCGATCATGCTCAGCGCGTGGGGCCACCAGCGCACGGTGACGAGCGCGACCGACCCGAACGTCGGCAAGTTCTTGGAGACGTACGTCCAGGGCGAGCAGACGCCCGAGCCGGGTGCAGCGTGCACCAACGGCGTCTCCTGA
- a CDS encoding DUF305 domain-containing protein yields MKHIGWIASGAAVVLVAAGAITYAVADGDEPGLKAPAADSADAGFARDMAVHHQQAVEMSYIVRDRTDDEEVRRLAYDIAQTQANQRGMMIGWLDLWGLPKVSSQEPMAWMGMGDMASGEDGSLMPGMATNAEMEKLGKLNGKQAEIFFLQLMTDHHKGGVHMAEGCVSQCTVGVEKKLAQGMVNAQESEISLMTGMLKERGAAPR; encoded by the coding sequence ATGAAGCACATCGGTTGGATCGCCTCCGGGGCCGCGGTGGTACTCGTCGCGGCCGGGGCGATCACGTACGCGGTCGCCGACGGCGACGAGCCCGGACTGAAGGCCCCCGCCGCCGACTCCGCCGACGCGGGGTTCGCCCGGGACATGGCCGTCCATCACCAGCAGGCCGTCGAGATGTCGTACATCGTGCGCGACCGGACGGACGACGAGGAGGTCCGGCGGCTCGCGTACGACATCGCGCAGACGCAGGCCAACCAGCGCGGCATGATGATCGGCTGGCTCGATCTGTGGGGCCTGCCGAAGGTGTCGTCGCAGGAGCCGATGGCTTGGATGGGCATGGGCGACATGGCCTCCGGCGAGGACGGTTCGCTGATGCCGGGCATGGCCACCAATGCCGAGATGGAGAAGCTCGGCAAGCTCAACGGCAAGCAGGCCGAGATCTTCTTCCTCCAGTTGATGACCGACCATCACAAGGGCGGCGTCCACATGGCGGAGGGCTGTGTCTCCCAGTGCACGGTCGGCGTGGAGAAGAAGCTCGCCCAGGGCATGGTCAACGCCCAGGAGTCCGAGATCTCGTTGATGACGGGGATGCTCAAGGAACGTGGGGCCGCGCCGCGGTAG
- a CDS encoding NAD+ synthase, with amino-acid sequence MPQLRLALNQIDSTVGDLAGNAEAVVRWTRHSAEQGAHLVAFPEMVLTGYPVEDLALRQSFVEASRSALKALAARLADEGFGELPVILGYLDRTESAAPKYGQPAGAPRNAGAVLYRGEVALTYAKHHLPNYGVFDEFRYFVPGDTMPVVRLHGVDIALAICEDLWQDGGRVPAARSAGAGLLLSINASPYERDKDDTRLELVRKRAQEAGCTTAYLAMIGGQDELVFDGDSIVVDKHGEVVARAPQFAEGCVVLDLDLPTAAAAPVTGVVDDGLRVDRLVISEEPLPAYEPELTGGYAERLDDDEEVYSALVVGLRAYAAKNGFQSVLIGLSGGIDSALVAAIACDALGAQNVYGVSMPSKYSSDHSKGDAAELARRTGLNFRTISIAPMFDAYMASTELTGLAEENLQSRLRGTLLMAISNQEGHIVLAPGNKSELAVGYSTLYGDSVGAYGPIKDVYKTSIFRLAEWRNRAAEERGQTPPIPENSISKPPSAELRPGQVDTDSLPDYPVLDAILELYVDRDQGADAIVAAGFDRELVSRTLRMVDTAEYKRRQYPPGTKISPKGFGKDRRLPITNRWREQA; translated from the coding sequence GTGCCTCAACTTCGTCTCGCTTTGAATCAGATCGACTCGACGGTCGGCGATCTCGCCGGGAACGCCGAGGCGGTGGTCCGCTGGACCCGGCACTCCGCCGAGCAGGGAGCGCATCTGGTGGCGTTCCCGGAGATGGTGCTGACCGGGTACCCCGTCGAGGACCTGGCGCTGCGCCAGTCCTTCGTGGAGGCCTCCCGCTCCGCGCTGAAGGCGCTCGCCGCGCGGCTCGCCGACGAGGGCTTCGGGGAGCTGCCGGTGATCCTCGGCTACCTCGACCGCACCGAGTCCGCCGCGCCGAAGTACGGCCAGCCGGCGGGGGCCCCGCGGAACGCGGGCGCGGTGCTGTACCGGGGCGAGGTGGCGCTCACCTACGCCAAGCACCACCTCCCCAACTACGGCGTGTTCGACGAGTTCCGCTACTTCGTGCCCGGCGACACCATGCCGGTCGTGCGGCTGCACGGCGTCGACATCGCCCTCGCCATCTGCGAGGACCTCTGGCAGGACGGCGGCCGCGTCCCGGCGGCCCGGTCCGCCGGGGCGGGGCTGCTGCTCTCCATCAACGCCTCGCCGTACGAGCGCGACAAGGACGACACCCGCCTGGAACTGGTCCGCAAGCGCGCCCAGGAGGCCGGCTGCACGACCGCGTATCTGGCGATGATCGGCGGGCAGGACGAGCTGGTCTTCGACGGCGACTCGATCGTCGTCGACAAGCACGGCGAAGTGGTCGCGCGGGCGCCGCAGTTCGCGGAGGGGTGCGTGGTCCTCGACCTCGACCTCCCGACGGCGGCCGCCGCCCCCGTGACCGGTGTCGTCGACGACGGGCTGCGCGTCGACCGGCTCGTGATCTCCGAGGAGCCACTGCCCGCGTACGAGCCCGAGCTGACCGGCGGGTACGCGGAGCGCCTCGACGACGACGAGGAGGTCTACTCGGCGCTGGTCGTCGGCCTGCGGGCGTACGCGGCGAAGAACGGCTTCCAGTCCGTCCTGATCGGCCTCTCCGGCGGTATCGACTCGGCGCTCGTCGCGGCCATCGCGTGCGACGCGCTGGGCGCGCAGAACGTGTACGGCGTGTCCATGCCGTCGAAGTACTCGTCGGACCACTCCAAGGGCGACGCGGCGGAGCTGGCACGCCGGACGGGCCTCAACTTCCGCACGATCTCGATCGCGCCGATGTTCGACGCGTACATGGCGTCGACGGAGCTGACGGGCCTGGCCGAGGAGAACCTCCAGTCACGTCTGCGCGGCACGCTGCTGATGGCGATCTCCAACCAGGAGGGCCACATCGTGCTGGCGCCCGGCAACAAGTCGGAGCTGGCGGTGGGGTATTCGACGCTGTACGGCGACTCGGTGGGCGCGTACGGCCCCATCAAGGACGTGTACAAGACGTCGATCTTCCGGCTCGCCGAGTGGCGCAACCGGGCGGCGGAGGAGCGGGGCCAGACCCCGCCGATCCCGGAGAACTCGATCTCCAAGCCGCCGAGCGCGGAACTCCGCCCCGGCCAGGTCGACACCGACTCCCTCCCGGACTACCCGGTCCTGGACGCGATCCTGGAGCTCTACGTCGACCGCGACCAGGGTGCCGACGCGATCGTCGCCGCCGGGTTCGACCGGGAGCTGGTGAGCAGGACCCTGCGGATGGTCGACACCGCGGAGTACAAGCGGCGCCAGTACCCGCCGGGGACGAAGATCTCGCCGAAGGGCTTCGGCAAGGACCGCCGACTGCCGATCACGAATCGGTGGCGGGAGCAGGCGTAG
- a CDS encoding MFS transporter — translation MRLRVRLLDTRPLRGSLPFRNLWIGTSAAQLGGQMAAVAVLAQVWDLTGSPVGTGAIGFATGLPIVLFGLLGGTLADAVDRRAVVWATTVGQLLAAVGLCAQALADNRNVLLLLGLVAVGAACNALGAPARRTFPVRLLPADQVAAGLALTNVSFQMAMLAGPALAGLIIARWDFSAAYAAQAVAVAVSLLGVLRLPAMTPERTDAKSAGRWPERGGWRIVLRRPTLWGSMATDLAATLLAMPIALFPLVNEIRFGGDPQTLGLFLSAVAVGGLTAGLLSGTVTRLRRSGLVQLAAAGVWGLALAGFGLAGSLWSALGCLAVAGAADTVSVITRSALVQFETPDAYRGRVSSVDHVIGVAGPEIGNFRGGLLASATSAPFALVAGGLTATLVIAAVAATNTPLRAYRTPSPTPLTAPEPPAVEQAASEAPVPGSTPPGAVEVASGAGH, via the coding sequence ATGAGGTTACGGGTCCGGCTTCTCGACACCCGCCCGCTGCGCGGCAGCCTTCCGTTCCGCAATCTGTGGATCGGCACGTCGGCCGCCCAACTCGGAGGCCAGATGGCAGCCGTGGCGGTGCTGGCTCAGGTCTGGGACCTGACCGGCAGTCCCGTGGGCACCGGAGCCATCGGGTTCGCCACTGGCTTGCCGATCGTGCTGTTCGGGTTACTGGGCGGCACGTTGGCTGACGCCGTGGATCGCCGTGCAGTGGTGTGGGCCACCACCGTGGGTCAACTGCTGGCCGCCGTAGGACTGTGTGCCCAGGCTCTGGCCGACAACCGGAATGTACTGCTGCTACTCGGCCTAGTCGCCGTAGGGGCCGCCTGCAACGCGCTCGGCGCCCCCGCCCGCCGAACCTTCCCGGTCCGGCTGCTCCCGGCCGACCAGGTTGCGGCCGGTCTCGCGCTGACCAACGTCTCATTCCAGATGGCGATGCTGGCCGGGCCCGCGTTGGCCGGGCTGATCATCGCCCGCTGGGACTTCTCCGCCGCCTACGCCGCACAGGCCGTGGCCGTCGCGGTCTCGCTGCTCGGGGTGCTCCGACTCCCGGCCATGACACCTGAGCGCACCGACGCGAAGAGTGCCGGGCGCTGGCCGGAGCGCGGAGGCTGGCGAATCGTCCTGCGCCGCCCGACGCTGTGGGGCTCGATGGCCACCGACCTGGCCGCGACGCTGCTCGCGATGCCCATCGCACTCTTCCCGCTGGTCAACGAGATTCGCTTCGGCGGTGACCCGCAGACCCTCGGCCTGTTCCTCTCGGCCGTCGCGGTCGGAGGGCTCACGGCAGGCCTGCTCTCCGGCACGGTCACCCGCCTGCGCCGCAGCGGCCTTGTCCAGCTGGCCGCGGCCGGCGTCTGGGGCCTGGCGCTGGCCGGCTTCGGCCTGGCCGGGTCGCTGTGGTCGGCACTCGGCTGCCTGGCCGTGGCCGGCGCCGCCGACACCGTGTCCGTGATCACCCGCAGTGCCCTGGTCCAGTTCGAGACCCCGGATGCCTACAGGGGACGGGTCTCCTCCGTGGACCACGTCATCGGCGTAGCGGGCCCCGAAATCGGCAACTTTCGCGGCGGCCTCCTGGCGTCGGCTACCTCGGCCCCCTTCGCCCTGGTCGCCGGGGGCCTCACCGCCACTCTGGTCATCGCCGCCGTGGCTGCGACCAACACCCCTCTCCGCGCCTACCGAACTCCGTCCCCCACACCGCTCACCGCGCCCGAGCCGCCAGCCGTCGAGCAGGCGGCGTCCGAGGCGCCCGTCCCCGGGTCAACCCCGCCCGGCGCTGTCGAGGTTGCGTCGGGCGCTGGGCACTGA
- a CDS encoding MarR family winged helix-turn-helix transcriptional regulator, with translation MTFSDPTAVPDPWQSLHELLATMDAEIEQVYVERGIEGVRPRFAYPLIRLAHTGPLTIRELAESLGRSHSAISQTVTAMRKEGLVTSEPGPDARTRRIELTERGRSLVPFLEAEWRATHATVAELDAEIPYALTTVVDEVRRALEHRSMTQRILHHLVEPPR, from the coding sequence GTGACATTCTCTGACCCCACGGCGGTGCCCGATCCCTGGCAATCGCTGCACGAACTGCTGGCCACCATGGACGCCGAGATCGAGCAGGTCTACGTCGAACGCGGCATCGAAGGGGTGCGGCCGAGATTCGCCTATCCGCTGATCCGGCTCGCCCATACCGGGCCACTGACCATCCGTGAGCTCGCGGAGTCCCTGGGCCGCTCGCACTCCGCGATCAGCCAGACCGTCACCGCCATGCGCAAGGAGGGCCTGGTCACCTCCGAGCCGGGGCCCGACGCCCGCACCCGGCGGATCGAACTGACCGAGCGCGGCCGGTCGCTGGTGCCGTTTCTCGAGGCCGAGTGGCGCGCCACCCACGCGACGGTCGCCGAACTGGACGCGGAGATTCCGTACGCCCTGACCACCGTCGTCGACGAGGTGCGGCGGGCCCTGGAGCACCGGTCGATGACGCAGCGCATCCTCCACCATCTCGTCGAGCCGCCGCGATGA
- a CDS encoding MFS transporter, with translation MPLALLALAVGAFGIGTTEFVIMGLLPEVADDLGISIPAAGHLVSAYALGVVIGAPLLAAVTSRLPRRKVLIGLMALFVAGNALSALAPDEHWLLAARFLSGLPHGAFFGVGAVVATGLVAPERKARSVSLMFLGLTIANVAGVPVATLVGQHFGWRITFLGVSAIGLAAIASLALLLPHDRAAAPTAGLRGELGALRSLPVWLALGTTVAGFGALFSAYSYITPMLTHSAGFAGTSVTLLLALFGVGATIGNLAGGRLADHSLRGTLFGGLASLIVVLALFPVLMSAQWSAALAVLLLGTAAFATGSPLQLMVMEKAATAPSLASSANQAAFNLANAGGAWIGGLALAAGLGATAPAVVGAGLAVVGLAVAGVAYTVDTRRATTAPPRTGQSRGRVVASHVPGESETVRV, from the coding sequence ATGCCCTTGGCCCTGCTCGCTCTCGCCGTAGGCGCCTTCGGAATCGGCACGACCGAGTTCGTCATCATGGGCCTCCTCCCCGAGGTCGCCGACGACCTCGGCATCTCGATCCCCGCCGCCGGTCACCTGGTCTCCGCGTACGCGCTGGGCGTCGTCATCGGCGCCCCGCTGCTCGCCGCGGTCACCTCCCGCCTGCCCCGCCGCAAGGTTCTGATCGGGCTGATGGCCCTCTTCGTCGCCGGCAACGCGCTGTCCGCCCTCGCCCCCGACGAGCACTGGCTGCTCGCCGCCCGCTTCCTCAGCGGTCTGCCGCACGGCGCCTTCTTCGGTGTCGGCGCGGTTGTCGCGACCGGCCTCGTGGCGCCGGAGCGCAAGGCCCGCTCGGTCTCGCTGATGTTCCTGGGGCTGACGATCGCCAACGTCGCCGGTGTGCCCGTCGCGACCCTCGTGGGCCAGCACTTCGGCTGGAGGATCACCTTCCTCGGCGTGAGCGCGATCGGACTGGCGGCGATCGCCTCCCTGGCGCTGCTGCTGCCGCACGACCGCGCGGCCGCGCCGACGGCCGGTCTGCGCGGCGAACTGGGCGCCCTGCGCTCACTGCCCGTCTGGCTCGCCCTCGGCACGACCGTCGCCGGCTTCGGCGCGCTCTTCTCCGCCTACAGCTACATCACGCCGATGCTCACGCACTCCGCCGGGTTCGCCGGGACCAGCGTCACCCTGCTGCTCGCGCTGTTCGGCGTGGGCGCGACCATCGGAAACCTGGCCGGCGGCCGCCTCGCCGACCACTCCCTGCGGGGCACCCTCTTCGGCGGCCTGGCATCCCTGATCGTGGTGCTCGCGCTCTTCCCGGTCCTCATGTCCGCCCAGTGGAGCGCGGCCCTGGCCGTCCTCCTCCTCGGCACCGCCGCCTTCGCCACCGGCTCCCCCCTCCAGTTGATGGTCATGGAGAAGGCCGCCACCGCCCCCTCCCTCGCCTCCTCCGCCAACCAGGCCGCCTTCAACCTCGCCAACGCCGGCGGCGCCTGGATCGGCGGCCTCGCCCTGGCAGCCGGCCTCGGCGCCACCGCCCCGGCGGTCGTCGGCGCGGGCCTCGCGGTCGTCGGCCTGGCGGTCGCGGGCGTGGCCTACACGGTCGACACCCGCCGCGCCACCACCGCTCCGCCGCGGACCGGCCAGAGCCGTGGGCGTGTGGTGGCGTCGCATGTACCGGGGGAGTCGGAGACGGTACGGGTCTGA